The Pseudalkalibacillus hwajinpoensis nucleotide sequence TTTCGAGAGAACGGAAGATGCGCTCTAAGAATACTCAATTAGAAGACATTGCGCGGAAAGATTTTTTAACGGATCTATACAATCATCGCTCCTTTCAAGAAGATTTGCGTCACTGTGCGGAGCGAGAGAAGCCGATCCTCGTTGTTATTGCCGATTTAGACTATTTTAAATCAGTAAATGATCAATTTGGGCATCTAGTTGGCGATAATGTGCTCCGTAAAATAGGCGAAGTATTAAACAAACAAATTGGAACAAAAGGCAGAGCGTATCGATATGGCGGAGAGGAATTAGCTATTTTGTTGGATGCTGAGGATGTAGAAGAAGCGAGAGAATGTTTGCTAAATATTCAAGTAGTCATCAGAAACATGACGTTCACCGCAAAGGGTGAATATTTTAGTGTGACAATGAGCTTTGGAACAGCACTTTATCCTCTAGAAAATGGCATTATTCCATGCATGAAACTCGCAGATGAGCGGTTATATCTCGCAAAAAAACAGGGGAGAAATCGAATTTATTGGTATGATCAATATACTGAAAAGGATCACGTCTACTAGCGTGATCCTTCTTTATTTATGATCGAGGTAACGATATGTTTAGATGAATTTTCGAAAAGTGAGAAGTAGTTCAGCACATGCCGACTTGGAAACAATTCTTTCTGAATGACGGATGCCGGCTTGCCATCGTTATGTTTTGCAAGAACCTGGTCTTGAATGGAAAGAAGATAGTAAAGCTTTTCTTCCAATCGTCTGCGCCCGTTGTGTAATATACCAGCATGCGAACAAAAAACGGTCTCAAACTCTTGTGATAGTACTTTTTGGAGCGATTGAATGACCTCTGGGATTGATTCAAACGCGAAAATGCTTTTTGGCTGACTCATGACGTAGAGATCACCTGTAAACAGCCAGCCTCGTTCCTTCTCAAGAAGGGCCATGTGATCTGGCGCGTGACCGGGCGTGTGAAGTAAATCAAATGTATGATGCTTTGTTACGATTCGATGCTTGATTCCCTTAGCTTCGAATGGTTTTCGGGAGCCCCAGAAAACGCGGCGATAAAGTGGGAGGTGAGGTCTCGCACGACACAAAGGAATGCCTTCAGGATGAATATACATCGGCAGTCCTGAAGGAAGCACCGAAGCATTGCCTGTATGGTCTTCATGGTGATGCGTTAAGATTATTTGGGTATAGCTCTCCTTAGAGAGAAAATCCATTATTTCTTTTTGAAGGCGGCTAGGTCCGCAGTCGATCAAGAGCTCATCTACAAGGTACATATATACATTCATCCGAACGCCCCCAAGCTGAAAAGTCCCTTTTACAGCCTTAACCCCCTCGAATTCTGAAACGGTGAGCACAATCCATCACACCTTCCGCTAATCTACTTCTAGTATAGCGATTTTAGAGGAGAAAAAAACCTTTTCTCCTGGTTGGGGTGGTGTGTTTCTGGTGGAGTGGGGTGGATATTGGCTAAAATTTGATTTTATTGTCCGAAATCGAGATTTATTGGCCAAATATAGATTTTATTAGCCAAATTCCATTTTTATTGGCCAAACCGCTCAAACAGTAAAGAAAGAGCTGCCGACAGTCGGCAGCTCTTTCCAGTGATTGAAGCTTACTTCGCGATTGCTTCTAGCTCCACTTCCATATTTCCGCGCGTTGCTCTTGAGTAAGGGCAAGTTTGGTGCGCCGCTTCAACAAGCTCGTTTGCTGTTTCTTGATCGACGCCAGGGATTGTAACGTGTAGCTTCGCGCTAAGTCCGAATGCGCCGTCTTCTTCTTTTCCGATTGATACGTGCGCTTCTACTACCGTATCTTTGATTTTAATTCGCTTCATGCGTGCGACCATATTTAAGGCGCTATCGAAACAAGCTGCATAACCTGCTGCAAACAATTGTTCAGGATTCGTTGCTTCTCCTCCCTGACCGCCAAGTTCTTTTGGCATACGAAGGTCCATGTTGATGACGCCGTCCGATGATTCTACTTTACCCTGTCTGCCGCCGTGTGCTGATGCTTTTGCAGTATATAACGATTCCATAATAAAATTCCTCCTAATAATTTAAGTTGTGCACAATTTAATTTTACAAGATTAAATATATCTCATCGTTATTTATCTGTCAACAGAAAGCGATCATGTTGACATAACAGCCAAATCGGGATAAGTTGATTGTGCACAACTTATTGTAAAGAAGGGGTTATCATGAACCATAACGAACAATTAAAACTAGAGAATCAGCTCTGTTTTTCTGTATATGCTTGTTCAAGGGAAATTACGAAGATGTATCGTCCTTATTTGAACCAGCTTGATATTACGTATCCTCAATATCTCGTTCTCCTTGTTCTTTGGGAAAAACATGAAACAACCGTTAAGGCGCTTGGCGCGGAGCTTTATTTGGACTCAGGCACGTTAACTCCCCTGCTAAAAAGAATGGAAGAAGCGGGTCTTGTGATGAGAGAGCGTTCGAAAGAAGATGAGCGCAGAGTGATGGTTCGTTTAACATCAAAAGGGGAAGGGTTGAGAGAGGAAGCTTCGATCATTCCAGACGCTATGGCGGCAAACAGTGGTTTATCAAAAGAGGAATTCACGAAGGCATTATCTGGCTTTCAACAGCTGTTGGACCATATTCATTCCGTGAATGAAAAATAGTAGCAATTTTCCAGATTAAGTTGACATAAGTTATTGGAATTAAGTATAATTATCTCGAATTCAAGATATTAGAAGTTAAGGGTGAACGTTATGAATGATAAAGATCGTGAGCTTTCACTAAAGCTATTCATTGTCCTGGCTAGATCGAATCGCTCTGTTACCGATCATATTAAAACGGATATTCAAAGCTATGGATTAAATCCAACGGAATTTGCTGTGCTTGAGTTGCTTTATCACAAAGGAAATCAGCCGCTACAGCAAATCGGTGAGAAAATTCTACTTGCGAGTGGAAGCATCACCTACGTTGTCGACAAGCTTGAAGGAAAAGGGTATTTGAAGCGTAATCCATGTCCGAATGATCGTCGGATCACACATGCCGTTATAACTGATGAAGGTAAAAAGTTAATGGATCGTATTTTTCCTAACCATGAGAAACAAGTCCAGTCAATCTTTGCCGGTTTGGATGAGTCTGAGAAAGAAACGGCCATTACACTACTGAAAAAACTCGGTCACTATGCAGAGGAGCTATAATTTCCTCTTTATTTCTTAATATGGTCCAAAAAACCAGCTTCTCACATTATGTAGAGAGGCTGGTTTTTTTGAGTGCTTTTGTTTCCTGCATCGCTGTCACGCCAAGCAGGCCAAATAAAGAGAAGCCAAATGTGTTCACGAACCCATGGAAAAAGACCATTAAAGGGATACCGAGAATAACGGTTTCATTCACATGAGCAAACCCATAAATCATAGCGGAGCTCATCGAGAATAGCAGAGAAGCGAATGAAATTGATAGCAACATTTGAACGGAATAATCCAATGTTGGCACTAAATAGACGAGACAAAGAATCGAAAAAACGATGAGCGGTGTTACGAATTCAATGACTGAAATAAACTCAAGAACGGGCAACGAATCCGATAGTGTAATACCAACCGCAATGAAAGGTGGTCCGAGTAGAACAAAGATCGCAATCGTTTTAAACCACGGCTGAATGGAAGGTGCTTTTTTTAGAAGCATTTTCCCGATGAACGCCATCGTAATAGGTGTAATGAAAGCGGCATAGTGGAAATGAATAGATGTGAGCAGGACGATTACATCACTAAAATGGAGAATCTGGATGCCTGACCGATGTAGAATGAGCCAGAGTCCCCCAATGCTTATGTACATCAACCCCAGTTGAATGAGAACTTCAAAAATCGTGCTTCTCTTCCATGTTTGGAGGAGACGAGAAAATCCGTAGAGCGCAATTAAAATCGTCGTAAGAAACCACGGAACGGCTAGAAGTACAGCGAGCGTTCCCTGTTCAATAAAGAAGGAAACACCAGCAAGAACAGCTGATGGAAGCTGAGTCCAGGTGGTATAACGATAAAAGGAGTTCTTTCTCTGTGAGACGAGATTTAAGGTTAACGGCACAAGTACGAGATAAGCGAACATTAATAACATCATGACATATTGAAGTGTGTCGATTGGAGTTGTGAGTAATTTCGTGACAACGAAGGCTACCCACAGAAATAGACCGGCAAAACTGCTTGTTTTCATTATGATTTCACCTCTCTTTTAGTGTACGATGAAGAGAAGTGATAGAAAAGGAAATTCTGGGAAGAGAGGCGATTGAAATGGAGCAAAAGCCAGTACTAGGTTTTGTTGGGATTGGTGTAATGGGAGAAAGCATGGTTCGGAACTTAATCAAAGCGGGATACCACACGCTTATCTCAACGCGAACAAAAAGTAAGGCAGAAGCGCTTATTCAAGAAGGGTCAGAATGGCACGATGAAGTGAAGGACGTGGCAGCGAATGCTGACGTGATTATCACTATGGTCGGCTATCCTAAAGATGTGGAAGAGGTCTACATAGGTGAGAAAGGGATACTAGAACATGCTAAGCCGCATTCGATTCTAATTGATATGACAACTTCTAGCCCGGCTCTTGCTGAAGAAATCTATCAGCATGCTCTATCAAAACAGCTCTACGCGCTTGATGCTCCTGTATCAGGAGGAGACGTTGGAGCGAAGGAAGGGCGACTATCCATTATGGTCGGTGGAGAGTTAGAAGTGTTTGAAAAAGCTCGACCGATTCTCGAAGTAATGGGACAAAATATTGTTCTTCAAGGCCCAGCAGGAGCGGGACAACACACAAAAATGTGTAATCAAATTGCCATCGCAAGTAACATGATTGGCGTTACTGAAGCGATAGTTTATGCGGAAAAGGCAGGGTTGAATCCGACAACAGTTCTTGAAAGTATTGAATCTGGCGCAGCTGGCAGCTGGTCGCTAAGCAACCTTGCGCCAAGAATGGTTTCAAATCGATTTGAGCCTGGCTTTTACGTGAAGCATTTTATTAAAGACATGACGATTGCTCTTGAATCTGCCAAGCAAATGGGCATGCTGACACCTGGCCTTGAGCTTTCAAAAAAGCTCTACGAAGATCTTGCTGAGCGTGGAGAAGAAGATAGTGGTACACAGGCACTTGTGAAACTATTTCGCGATGCCTAATTGAAAACGAAAGACCCGGAGCATATGCACCGGGTCTTTCGTTGATTATAAAGGGAAGTTTCCCTCTGCTATCGAATAAACTGTGGTAAACGCTTATTTATCTTCTTTTTGGCGTTTGTCGATTTCTTCTGTTACAACAAATGCAAGATCATCATTTCCGAAAAGAGAAAGGACGCCAATCACCGTTTGATCTGGGATATGCTCTGATTCTTCTTTTGGTACAACGAGTTCAATGCTTTGTTTAAGAGCAGGGTTATTCACCTGATCTGGATAAGCTTTTGCGTAAAGTGTTTCTGGATTTAAGTCATTGTTTACACACCACTGAGCAAAAACAAGAATCATCATGTTTTCATCGCGCTGATAGTTTTCAATAACTTTGTCTTGAATTTCTTTTTGGTCCATAGGACGACCTCCGTTTCATTACTCTACCGCTAGTGTACTCGCAGCTAGAATATGTAGCAAGTCTGTCATTTGTAAAATGATCATGAAGAATGTTCCAGCCTGAAGAAAGAGGTGTCACGACCTGCTATGCTGAAAGGAATTGAACATCATGGAGGCAAAAAGATGAGAAAAAAAGAGATTCGTAGCTGGATGATGTATGATTTCGCTAATTCTGCTTTTGCAACGACGATGATGGCAGCAGTACTCCCTGTCTTTTATTACGATGTCGCTGCCAAGAATATTGACCAAAGCCTTGCCACATCATATTGGGGCTATTCGCAATCCATTGCCGTTCTAATCGTAGCTTTTCTTGCCCCGATCCTTGGTGCTATTGCTGACTATTCTAATTCAAAGAAAACATTTTTGCGCTTTTTTGCTTATATGGGAATGATTGCGAGTGTTTTAATGGCTTTCGTTGGTGAGGGCGGATATTTATTTGCTTCTATTCTACTAATCTTTGGAACAATCGGTTTCTCAGGTAGCAACGTCTTTTACGATGCATTCTTACCCGAGATCGCAAAAGGGGAGGAGATGGACCGCATCTCAGCAAGAGGCTACGCTTTTGGCTATATTGGCGGCGGGCTTCTGCTTCTCGTTAACCTGATGATGATCTTAAATCCATCCTGGTTTTTTCTTCCGAATACGCTTGTCGCGACGCAGCTTTCATTCGCAAGTGTTGGGGTCTGGTGGTTTGTTTTCTCGATCCCAATGTTCAAAAACGTGCATGAAGTTGAGCATAGTCAGCCTAAATTAAGCGGCTCCTACATGACAATCGGTTTTAAAAGACTTCGCACAACCTTTAGGGAATTGAACCACTATAAACAGCTGCTTCTGTTTCTAGTCGCTTTTTGGTTATTTAATGATGGCATTTCCACTATTATTAAAATGGCGACGATCTATGGAAGAGATATCGGAATAGGAGCGAATGATTTGATTGCAGCGCTCCTCATTACGCAGTTTGTAGGCATACCGTTCGCCTTCTTGTTTGGCTACTTAGCGAAGAAAATTCGCCCGAAACGAGCGCTTATGCTAGCACTATGGATATATGTGGGCATCGTTTTACTAGGATACTTTATGACAACTGCTACGCATTTCTATCTACTTGCGATCATGGTTGGCTTCGTTCAAGGGGGTGCCCAAGCATTAAGTCGTTCGATTTTTGGAAGTATGGTTCCGGATCATCGTCATGCGGAATTTTACGGTTTCTATGGGATTTCAGCTAAATTTTCAGCGATATTCGGTCCGTTTCTCTTTGCCTTCGTTGGTCAGGTAACAGGCTCAAGTCGACTTGGGATCGTATCGCTAGTTGTCTTTTTTCTAGCAGGCATCTATTTACTTAGTAAAGTGAATATCGAAAAAGGGAAAGAGCAGGCGAAGGTTGTGATGGTGAATGAAGGGGTGGATATGTAATTAGCAGAATCGCGGAATTAAGTGGTTTTCTCTACAGTTCGCACCAGGTAACAGACCACAAATAAGGCTCTGGGCAGAAACACTGCTCAGAGCCATCCTATGGTATGAAACCCCTTACAAAATGGGGTCGAAGTGCTTTAACTCAAGTGAAAGCGTGCAATCTTTTCCTGTGTCATACGAGCGGTTGCCGATTTGTGTTTTTAATTCAGTTAGGCAGTTTTCTTCGTTGTGCCAGTAATCATGAATAAGAGGCAGGATACTTGTTGCTTCTTCTTCCGCTTGCTCAAGCAGCTCTTCAAAGGTCGCGGTGGATTCCTCGTCTTTAATAGCTGGATGGATCCAAGTGGTGCCTTCACGATTTAAATAATCTTCATTGCCAATTTGTTTTCGATAGGAAAAGGAAGAGACTTGTTTCTTTAAAAGTTGATTTTTCCATCCGTGTGGATCGAATAATATTTTTAGCGCAAGTACCATATCCCGATAAGATTGAGTAATATAGTCGTCTGGCATACGTTCAGCTGTTTCTGGATAAAAGGTTTGGATCAATTCATACAGCATGAGTTCAATAGGAGGATAGAGTGATTTGCCAATGTGAATCTCTTGGTAAACGGGTGTTTTCCACGTTTCTACATCTTTGTATTCTTTCATCAAAATGGTATCTATAATAATTTCAAGCTGTTGATGTCGGTTGCCTTCAAGACCGGCACGATAGTGGATATAAGGATGCGTGTTTCGATCAAGAATATGATGCGTCACAAAGCCAAGAATATATGCGCGAAGCATCGGATCGTCCTGCTTTCCGTATTCAATCATCTCCATGAGGAATGAACCGCAATGATCTTGATGAAGAACAGATCCCGCTTCCTGAACAGGCTTATTCTTTTTCCAGGGCCAGAAATTATGATAAAAGAAAGGGTCAGGTCCCTGTGCACCAAGTCGAAAGAAAGGCAGGTCACCTTTGATCGTATTCCATATGCCGGCTTCCATCGCAGCTTCTTCTCCGAATAAAATATGTGTCCAGACATTTGGCATCGATTTATCCCCTCCTTATATGTCTTTCTATTAGTATACCTGAAGAGAACCTGTCTTCTTGCCATAATCTTCAGAAAACATTTCTCTTTCTTTTTCCCTTAAATTCATAAATTCAAGCATATTAAAAGCCCGGCGCAGGCCGGGCTACACTTACTTCTTTATTTACTTAGAAAAACGTCTTCAATATCATCAAGCATCAAGTTAGCCGAAATGACGCCACCAGACGTATTCCAGATCGCATCACTCACCTCATGAACGTTACCGTCTTTGACAACTTGAAGATTGTTCCATAATGGATCATTTGTCCATTCTTCCGCAGTGGAATTCGCTTCGCCATCTCCCGCTTCATACGTGAAGTAGAAGAGCACGTCGCCATCCATTTCTGGAATACGTTCTTTCGTTACTTCTTCAGCAAAATCTTCTTTTTGCTGTGATTTTGGACGATCAAAACCTAGCTGCTCAAGGATAACGCCAGAGAACGAGTCTTTGTAATAAATTCTTGTTTGTCCAGCTAGAAAACGAACAACCGACACTTTTTGATCAAGCTGATCGCCAAGTTCTTCACTCATGGAGTCAATGCGGTCGGTGTAAGCACTCATCACTTCTTCGCCTTTGTCTTCCATATTTAGTGCTTTAGCGTAGAATTTGAAATTCTCCTGCCAGTCGCCTTTCAACGTTTCTGAGTAAACGGTTGGAGCGATCGCGCTAAGCTGATCATAGATGTCTTCTTGACGTAATTTATTTCCGATTATGAGATCAGGTTTAAGTGCAGCGACAGCTTCAAGATTCACTTCACTTTCTGTTCCAACGACTTCAACATCTTTCATATCGTCCGAAATATGCTCATACCACGGGTCGCCGAGCCATGATTGTACTGCCCCAACTGGTGTTACTCCCATAGCAAGTAGTGCTTCTGTTCCTTCATTAGTTAAAATAACAACTTTTTCTGGCTTCTCTGGCACTTCTGTTTCACCCATTGCATGTGAAACCGTTCGAGTAGACTCTTCTTCTTGCCCACTAGAGTTAGTAGCGTTTTCATTATTCCCACCTGTGCCGCACGCAGCAAGGATCATAAGTACACTTAGACTAACGATGAGCCATCCTTTTTTTAACATATGTATATCCTCCTTGTCATTGATAATCGTTTTCATTTACGATGTAATCATACTGAATTGTCACAAATTAGTCAACAGGTAAATGAGAGTGATTCTCATATTCATTGACACGTTTTCATTCTTTTCTTAAACTTAAAAAGGATGATAAAGAAAGGGATTAACCTTTATGACGCATAAATTACACTCGATGAATAAAAAATGGTTCGGATTAGCAGTTGGCTTGTTGCTTGTCATAATACTGATGCTTGCGAGCGTGGTCTATGGCTTAACAAGTATTACATGGACAACGGCCTGGCAAGCCTTTACGCAGTTTAATGGAAGCAATGAACATATTATCATTATCGAAAATCGCGTTCCGAGAGCACTGATCGGGGCTGCCGTAGGCGCAAGTCTTGCTGTCGCGGGTGCTTTGATGCAGGCGATTACTCGAAATCCTCTTGCTTCGCCGTCCATATTAGGCGTAAATGCGGGGGCGAGTTTTGTGATTGTGATTGCGGTCACCTTTTTCTCTGTTACGTCACTTGCAGCATTTAGCTGGTTAGCGTTTCTTGGAGCTGCGTTCGCCTCCATCGTCGTGTACGTGCTTGGCTCATTTGGTAGAGAAGGGCTTACACCGATGAAGCTGACCCTTGCCGGTGCGGCCATTGCGGCGATGTTTTC carries:
- a CDS encoding GGDEF domain-containing protein: MNVITENDHIIEKILSLFRWVFLLIAGAYYYILLQGNSIAFLSLLIFGFVYMAVAEYALHRTPLNSKRYHYMTKVSVAFDYVAFLWLIVLTGGGGSPLFPIGYLIILHVAVYWKFSGGMIAALFLGVGYTGVLIFSGYSFTGEDLISYLLDFMFLIFMGILGGIIVSRERKMRSKNTQLEDIARKDFLTDLYNHRSFQEDLRHCAEREKPILVVIADLDYFKSVNDQFGHLVGDNVLRKIGEVLNKQIGTKGRAYRYGGEELAILLDAEDVEEARECLLNIQVVIRNMTFTAKGEYFSVTMSFGTALYPLENGIIPCMKLADERLYLAKKQGRNRIYWYDQYTEKDHVY
- a CDS encoding MBL fold metallo-hydrolase is translated as MNVYMYLVDELLIDCGPSRLQKEIMDFLSKESYTQIILTHHHEDHTGNASVLPSGLPMYIHPEGIPLCRARPHLPLYRRVFWGSRKPFEAKGIKHRIVTKHHTFDLLHTPGHAPDHMALLEKERGWLFTGDLYVMSQPKSIFAFESIPEVIQSLQKVLSQEFETVFCSHAGILHNGRRRLEEKLYYLLSIQDQVLAKHNDGKPASVIQKELFPSRHVLNYFSLFENSSKHIVTSIINKEGSR
- a CDS encoding organic hydroperoxide resistance protein translates to MESLYTAKASAHGGRQGKVESSDGVINMDLRMPKELGGQGGEATNPEQLFAAGYAACFDSALNMVARMKRIKIKDTVVEAHVSIGKEEDGAFGLSAKLHVTIPGVDQETANELVEAAHQTCPYSRATRGNMEVELEAIAK
- a CDS encoding MarR family winged helix-turn-helix transcriptional regulator; protein product: MNHNEQLKLENQLCFSVYACSREITKMYRPYLNQLDITYPQYLVLLVLWEKHETTVKALGAELYLDSGTLTPLLKRMEEAGLVMRERSKEDERRVMVRLTSKGEGLREEASIIPDAMAANSGLSKEEFTKALSGFQQLLDHIHSVNEK
- a CDS encoding MarR family winged helix-turn-helix transcriptional regulator, whose protein sequence is MNVMNDKDRELSLKLFIVLARSNRSVTDHIKTDIQSYGLNPTEFAVLELLYHKGNQPLQQIGEKILLASGSITYVVDKLEGKGYLKRNPCPNDRRITHAVITDEGKKLMDRIFPNHEKQVQSIFAGLDESEKETAITLLKKLGHYAEEL
- a CDS encoding YndJ family protein → MKTSSFAGLFLWVAFVVTKLLTTPIDTLQYVMMLLMFAYLVLVPLTLNLVSQRKNSFYRYTTWTQLPSAVLAGVSFFIEQGTLAVLLAVPWFLTTILIALYGFSRLLQTWKRSTIFEVLIQLGLMYISIGGLWLILHRSGIQILHFSDVIVLLTSIHFHYAAFITPITMAFIGKMLLKKAPSIQPWFKTIAIFVLLGPPFIAVGITLSDSLPVLEFISVIEFVTPLIVFSILCLVYLVPTLDYSVQMLLSISFASLLFSMSSAMIYGFAHVNETVILGIPLMVFFHGFVNTFGFSLFGLLGVTAMQETKALKKTSLST
- a CDS encoding NAD(P)-dependent oxidoreductase, translated to MEQKPVLGFVGIGVMGESMVRNLIKAGYHTLISTRTKSKAEALIQEGSEWHDEVKDVAANADVIITMVGYPKDVEEVYIGEKGILEHAKPHSILIDMTTSSPALAEEIYQHALSKQLYALDAPVSGGDVGAKEGRLSIMVGGELEVFEKARPILEVMGQNIVLQGPAGAGQHTKMCNQIAIASNMIGVTEAIVYAEKAGLNPTTVLESIESGAAGSWSLSNLAPRMVSNRFEPGFYVKHFIKDMTIALESAKQMGMLTPGLELSKKLYEDLAERGEEDSGTQALVKLFRDA
- a CDS encoding MFS transporter; translated protein: MRKKEIRSWMMYDFANSAFATTMMAAVLPVFYYDVAAKNIDQSLATSYWGYSQSIAVLIVAFLAPILGAIADYSNSKKTFLRFFAYMGMIASVLMAFVGEGGYLFASILLIFGTIGFSGSNVFYDAFLPEIAKGEEMDRISARGYAFGYIGGGLLLLVNLMMILNPSWFFLPNTLVATQLSFASVGVWWFVFSIPMFKNVHEVEHSQPKLSGSYMTIGFKRLRTTFRELNHYKQLLLFLVAFWLFNDGISTIIKMATIYGRDIGIGANDLIAALLITQFVGIPFAFLFGYLAKKIRPKRALMLALWIYVGIVLLGYFMTTATHFYLLAIMVGFVQGGAQALSRSIFGSMVPDHRHAEFYGFYGISAKFSAIFGPFLFAFVGQVTGSSRLGIVSLVVFFLAGIYLLSKVNIEKGKEQAKVVMVNEGVDM
- a CDS encoding zinc dependent phospholipase C family protein codes for the protein MPNVWTHILFGEEAAMEAGIWNTIKGDLPFFRLGAQGPDPFFYHNFWPWKKNKPVQEAGSVLHQDHCGSFLMEMIEYGKQDDPMLRAYILGFVTHHILDRNTHPYIHYRAGLEGNRHQQLEIIIDTILMKEYKDVETWKTPVYQEIHIGKSLYPPIELMLYELIQTFYPETAERMPDDYITQSYRDMVLALKILFDPHGWKNQLLKKQVSSFSYRKQIGNEDYLNREGTTWIHPAIKDEESTATFEELLEQAEEEATSILPLIHDYWHNEENCLTELKTQIGNRSYDTGKDCTLSLELKHFDPIL
- a CDS encoding ABC transporter substrate-binding protein; the protein is MLKKGWLIVSLSVLMILAACGTGGNNENATNSSGQEEESTRTVSHAMGETEVPEKPEKVVILTNEGTEALLAMGVTPVGAVQSWLGDPWYEHISDDMKDVEVVGTESEVNLEAVAALKPDLIIGNKLRQEDIYDQLSAIAPTVYSETLKGDWQENFKFYAKALNMEDKGEEVMSAYTDRIDSMSEELGDQLDQKVSVVRFLAGQTRIYYKDSFSGVILEQLGFDRPKSQQKEDFAEEVTKERIPEMDGDVLFYFTYEAGDGEANSTAEEWTNDPLWNNLQVVKDGNVHEVSDAIWNTSGGVISANLMLDDIEDVFLSK